In Pseudomonas nunensis, a single window of DNA contains:
- a CDS encoding alpha/beta hydrolase produces MGARESNRHLIDDGVMMLRVLALSLTLFTGFVQATVLQRPISLDTGTGELFGSLLLPKSDAPVPVVLIISGSGPTDRDGNNPDGGRNDSLKRLAWVLAKHNIASVRYDKRGVAASLAATPDERNLSVEAYVADAEAWSQKLKADPRFGKLILLGHSEGALIATLAAPSVDAAAVISMSGSARPVDQVLRQQLSNRLPPPLMLRSNELLDSLKAGHTDDNVPPQLQVIFRPSVQPYLISLFRQDPAAAFAKLKMPALIIQGTSDIQVGVGDAKLLKAAKPDAELAVIEGMNHVMRIVPNDVKRQLASYKDPNLPLAAELGTRILGFIDGLRSS; encoded by the coding sequence ATGGGTGCCCGCGAGTCCAACCGGCACCTTATTGATGATGGCGTGATGATGCTGCGAGTTCTAGCCTTGAGCCTTACCCTGTTTACCGGCTTCGTTCAGGCAACTGTCCTACAACGACCGATCAGTTTGGATACCGGCACCGGAGAACTTTTCGGTTCCTTGTTGCTGCCTAAATCCGACGCGCCAGTGCCGGTTGTCCTGATCATTTCCGGCTCCGGTCCTACGGATCGCGACGGAAACAACCCCGACGGCGGACGCAACGACAGCCTCAAGCGCCTGGCCTGGGTGTTGGCCAAACACAACATCGCCAGCGTGCGCTACGACAAGCGCGGCGTGGCGGCGAGCCTGGCCGCGACCCCGGACGAGCGCAATCTGTCGGTGGAAGCCTACGTCGCCGACGCCGAAGCCTGGAGCCAGAAGCTCAAGGCCGACCCGCGTTTCGGCAAACTGATTTTGCTGGGTCACAGCGAAGGCGCGCTGATTGCCACGCTGGCGGCGCCGAGCGTCGATGCGGCGGCAGTGATTTCCATGTCCGGCAGCGCCCGGCCGGTCGATCAAGTGCTGCGCCAGCAACTGAGCAACCGCCTGCCACCGCCGTTGATGCTGCGCAGCAATGAACTGCTCGACAGCCTCAAGGCCGGCCACACCGATGACAACGTGCCGCCGCAGTTGCAGGTGATTTTCCGTCCGAGCGTGCAGCCGTACCTGATTTCGCTGTTCCGCCAGGATCCGGCGGCCGCTTTCGCCAAACTGAAGATGCCGGCGCTGATCATCCAGGGCACCAGCGATATCCAGGTCGGCGTCGGCGACGCCAAGCTGCTGAAAGCCGCCAAACCGGACGCCGAACTGGCGGTGATCGAAGGCATGAACCACGTGATGCGCATCGTGCCCAACGATGTGAAGCGGCAATTGGCCTCCTACAAGGACCCGAATTTGCCACTGGCCGCCGAACTCGGCACGCGGATCCTCGGGTTTATTGACGGACTTCGCTCCAGTTAA
- the prmB gene encoding 50S ribosomal protein L3 N(5)-glutamine methyltransferase, whose protein sequence is MITSRLRTLRDHIRWAVSRFHGEDLFFGHGTDNAWDEARQLVLGALHLPWEIADSYLDCNLEEDELVNLQRLLKRRIEERIPTAYLLGEAWFCGMSFIVDERVLIPRSPIGELIEKRFAPWLGNDPARILDLCTGSGCIGIACAYEFQNAEVVLADLSFEALEVANQNIERHGVDERVYTVQGDGFDGLPGQRFDLIVSNPPYVDAEDFADMPDEYQHEPELGLACGDDGLNLVRRMLAEAANHLTEKGLLIVEVGNSQVHVESLYPEVDFAWLDFERGGHGVFMLTAEQCRDHQALFASRV, encoded by the coding sequence GTGATCACTTCCCGCCTTCGTACCCTGCGTGACCATATCCGTTGGGCCGTCAGCCGTTTCCATGGGGAGGATCTGTTTTTCGGCCATGGGACCGACAACGCCTGGGATGAAGCCCGTCAACTGGTATTGGGTGCGCTGCACCTGCCGTGGGAAATTGCCGACAGCTATCTGGACTGCAATCTGGAAGAGGATGAGCTGGTCAATCTGCAACGCCTGCTCAAGCGTCGCATCGAGGAACGCATTCCTACCGCTTACCTGTTGGGCGAGGCGTGGTTCTGCGGCATGTCGTTCATTGTCGATGAGCGCGTGCTGATCCCGCGTTCGCCGATTGGCGAGTTGATCGAAAAGCGCTTTGCGCCGTGGCTGGGCAACGATCCTGCGCGGATTCTCGACCTGTGCACCGGTTCCGGCTGCATCGGCATCGCCTGTGCCTATGAGTTCCAGAACGCCGAAGTGGTGCTGGCCGATCTGTCGTTCGAAGCGCTGGAGGTGGCCAACCAGAACATCGAGCGCCATGGCGTTGATGAGCGGGTGTACACGGTTCAGGGCGATGGCTTTGATGGCTTGCCGGGTCAACGTTTCGACTTGATCGTGTCGAACCCGCCCTACGTCGATGCGGAAGATTTCGCCGACATGCCGGACGAATACCAGCACGAACCGGAACTGGGCCTGGCTTGCGGTGACGATGGTTTGAACCTGGTGCGCCGGATGCTCGCCGAAGCGGCGAATCACCTGACCGAGAAGGGTTTGCTGATTGTCGAAGTGGGCAACAGCCAGGTTCACGTTGAGTCGCTGTACCCGGAAGTCGACTTCGCCTGGCTCGATTTCGAGCGCGGTGGGCATGGGGTGTTCATGTTGACGGCGGAGCAGTGCCGCGATCATCAGGCGCTGTTCGCTTCCCGCGTCTGA
- a CDS encoding cysteine hydrolase family protein: MSVPKTMFQLSGRGYAAANLSHATVVIIDAQKEYLSGPLALSGMDAAVANIKQVVAAARAAGRPIVHVRHLGTVGGLFDPQGERGEFIPGLEPQGDETIIGKLLPSAFHGTTLYDRLQELGSLDLIVCGFMSHSSVSTTVRAAKNLGFRCTLVEDACATRDLPYKGGVLSAEHVQQTEMAIMADNFATLALTHDLI, from the coding sequence ATGTCCGTTCCAAAAACGATGTTTCAACTCAGCGGTCGCGGTTACGCGGCGGCCAATCTGAGCCATGCGACCGTGGTCATCATCGATGCCCAGAAAGAATACCTCAGCGGCCCGCTGGCCCTGAGCGGCATGGATGCTGCCGTCGCGAACATCAAACAAGTGGTGGCCGCTGCCCGTGCAGCCGGTCGGCCGATTGTGCATGTGCGTCACCTCGGCACCGTCGGCGGGCTGTTCGATCCACAGGGCGAGCGCGGGGAATTCATCCCGGGCCTGGAGCCACAGGGCGACGAAACCATTATCGGCAAGCTGCTGCCCAGCGCGTTCCACGGCACCACGCTGTATGATCGCTTGCAGGAACTCGGCTCCCTGGACCTGATCGTCTGCGGTTTCATGAGTCACTCCAGCGTCAGCACCACCGTGCGCGCCGCGAAGAACCTGGGTTTTCGTTGCACCCTGGTGGAAGATGCCTGTGCGACCCGCGACCTGCCTTACAAGGGCGGCGTGCTCAGCGCCGAGCATGTTCAGCAGACCGAAATGGCGATTATGGCGGACAACTTCGCCACCCTCGCCCTGACCCACGATCTGATCTGA